The Spinacia oleracea cultivar Varoflay chromosome 2, BTI_SOV_V1, whole genome shotgun sequence DNA segment tcaactggCCGAGCACCATTAAACTTGCGCGgagatgtaggttcaaatcTTACATAAGCTATTGGTTTcattatgaaaaataaatcggCATTTTGGGGTAACTTTTACCAATTTGGACTGACTTTATAAGTCATTTCTCTGTATATCAAACCAAAACGCAACCCAAAACTCCAAAAGTATGTAGGCTTATACGGGACTTGAACCCACACTATGTACATATATAAAtgcacattgctctaccatttgagctaatagccttATTGTTCAAATATTTACATATTGGGTAAACTGGTATAAAACCTTTCTTAACTTTTATTACACAAGAACCAACTTTTATattgatattcttaacttttacgaagtatatatattgATATTCCTAATTTTTTACTTCAGTGAAACTTCAGaagttaaagttagtcttttgcgtaaaaaagagagtaaaaaTTAGCCTTTTTATATTAGAAGTTAGCATTCATGCGgtaaaagttaggtaaactgATATGGGACCACCATATTTGACACGATGAAGCACATCCGACCTGATGTCTCCACCGTAAGTTTTGGACTGGCAGCAAGGTGACTCTTAATACTTTCTTGATTATTTTGGATCTCTTGTTCCTTTGCTTTTATACTCATGATTCATCATCATCGTGATTCCATTTCTATGTTTTCAAACTGGTGCATATAATAAGAATTTTGAAAGAGGAGGTTGCATTTATTATCCTGTGATTCTAACATGATAACTAATCGAAGAACACAAAAAAGAAGGAAGTTGACCTTGATTATGGAGCGGAATCAATGAAGAACAATTGCAGAGAAAATAGCAGCCAAAAATCGCAGCAAACGATTGAAGAAAGTAGCAGGCAAAATCGCTAGAGAGAAGGAGAGAAAGAGGACAGAGAAAGAGTACACAGATAATGacgagagaagagagaaaaaatgTGAGTCCAGCCCAAAGTAAGGAAAGCTTGTTAGTTAGGCTTGGTGTACAGTAAATTACTGTACACCCCTTACAGGCCCGACTATAGGGCAGTCCAACCGGACATACAAGCCCCCAATCTTAATATAATCATAATAGTTATGAGTTTTAcgtttaataattttattttttccctATAAATCACGAGTATTTAAGACCTCATTTTTATACTAAAACCGGACCTCCAAATAGTCGAGACGGCCATGGCCCCTTGTTTTccttaataattttattttttccctATAAATCACGAGTATTTAAGACCTCATTTTTATACTAAAACCGGACCTCCAAATAGTCGAGACGGCCCTGGCCCCTTataaacaagattttgtgtcaTCTAATCACTTTCACTCGACTCCTACAACTTCCAACTTCCAACTTCCAACTTCCAACCTCTCTAATCCActattattacggagtactactaCACAAGTAGACATAAATATACATATATAGAGACCTAGAACTTTGCTAAAGAAAACTAAATTCCCCAACTTTAATTTCCTATAATTAAAGCAAACTAGTTTATTTCCCTCCATTTCAAccttttcttctttcttctttcttctttcttcatttgcatttgtttttttGACCAAGACCAAGACCAAGACCAAGACCATGACCACTGAATCTGTTTCTCTTTCGTCGCAACCGCCGACCGTGGTTGTGAGCCCTTGCGCTGCCTGTAAGATCCTACGGCGACGATGCGCTGACAAATGTGTATTGGCACCTTACTTTCCGCCTACTGAGCCACTCAAGTTCACTATTGCTCACCGGGTTTTTGGGGCTAGCAATATTATTAAATTCCTCCAGGTAATATATGCTCTTTACATCCTTTTCCATCTAAACCCCTTTCTACTATCTGCTTCTATTTCCCTCTACTTCTGCATTTTATACCCACTAACACAGTTTTTTTGCTTAAATTACCTCATATATATTCACTTACATATACTAACCATTAACAAACAAAatattcatttcaaattatttaATGTGGCGTAAACAGTAAACTATAAGGTGATCAatctttttattgtttttttattgAATTGGTTCTATGACATGGTATTGGAGCCAGCGTGACGCAAAGGTCACGGGTTCAAATCTCATCCACCCCTTCTTTGAAAGTGGAATATTTTAAGGGCTTTCAgggcgtgatagagtataaaactaaattTGGGCTTCAACCGCTCAGGGTTGAGTTGGTCCTCTTACACATCTATATACAAcacttttttttgttatttgaattgaaaatcagCCATATCAGTTGAATTAACTCATGGTTGAGTTGATCCTCTGACACATCTATATACTAacactttttttttgttatttgaattgaaaatcaaCCATATCAGTTAATAATTCAATATCCACTTAGAAATAAATTAActaaacattttaaaaaattaataaagtcGTGATTTGCACAAGAGCTAATTAATTACCCCGTATATTTGTGTTTGACAATTTGGAGGGAATTGAGAGGGGTTGTGTGAATGCAGAAAGgagcaaataaaataaaagcatGCAATGGTCCTAAAGTGCAATACAACTAATCATTCTACCACCTCATACAATAAGGTTTTAGCTTGGTGATTAAGGTAATTGAGAGTTTATGTACAATTGATCTCAGTTCCAATCCTCCCATTTCAATTTAGATTGCTCTTTGACTCATTTGCTAAAAAAATAACTAAGATAAAAGTGTTacccctaaaaaaaaaagataaaggtGGTCACTTAAATTACTAAAATCCCCATAGTGATATAATGGTAGATAGACATAGTAGATGGCATAATACCTTAGGATGTTTAGATTGACAAACCACCTACCAAAGTTTcatatttttcttcttttgttaCAAGTGTTAGTTACTAAGCGAAACATCTCAATGATTTCTTGTCTGTTAACTGCATCATTTTGCTTTAACAACCACTTAGCTTTTTTACCTTTAACTTTTCTTATCCTTAGTCTTTTCTACACCAGTAAACATGGATGACCAAGGGTATATGTGTGGCGCAATTGGATCAAGGACCCTTGTGCAATACGTTTAGTTGTTTACGGTTTACCTGAAGAATGAAAGTCTatccatttaatttaaaaaatacatGGCCTTGTTTTGGATAGGAGTTGTTAGTTGTTTATATTAGTTAGTTTGACTAGCTCGTTAAAttagtcaaacctctaattcacctcAAAAAACTAGTTTTTGAATCTTAATTCTGTTGAACTTTGCATGGGTCAATGTTTGCTTTTTCCTATTAATCATCTAATGCTAGTACTAGCTTATTTCTGAAAATGATGTTAAACCTAAACATCCAAATCCATCATATTATTTTCACAGATTATATATATGTTTTGCCCTTTTACTAGGGAATCTAGTTTGACACTTTGACCATACGTAATTGCAATTGCATTAGTTGTGGTAGCAAAAGTAAGAGTATGAttgtatgaaataataaataaattaatgttTGGGTTTGAAACATTGGTTAATGAAATTGGAAAACGTACATACATCAGGAGCTCCCGGAATCGCAAAGGGCGGATGCAGTGAGCAGCATGGTGTACGAAGCGAATGCACGAATAAGAGATCCTGTTTATGGATGTGCAGGAAGTATTTGTCAGCTTCAAAAACAAGTGAATGACCTCCAAGCACAGTTAGCTAAGGCTCAAGCTGACCTTCTGAATATTAAGTGTCAGCAAACTAATCTCTTAGCTTTAATCTGTATGGAAATGGCTCACCAAAATGATGAATATATAATGTAATGGCATCTCtattatatacgtagtactcCGTAACTGAATAGGTGAGGTGAGGTTATTTTAGTGAATTCACTTTTAGTGTCCTCCTTAGATTACTAAAATATCCTCACACTTATAGAATAAATAATATAGTGACAACATACCCCCATATGAAAAGGTCAAACAAACATTTTAATCAATTTAGCCCCTTCTATAAATTCGTACCCTTTTAATCAATATGTTTATATGCGTTCGGCTCTATCTAACTTATATGTTTATAATATTCGCGCGCATcgtatttatattatattttttatatgttatttcagatttaaatgtaataacacaaaCGATTTCTTATATTCgtacgcatcgcgtgcatataagactagtaattATATAGCtcaagaatatatatatatatatatatacgtcTATTTATTAAGTACTCCGTAGTAAACTAATGAATTAAGCAAATTAGCTTTAATTTGGGTCACGTCATCtttatattttgtatgaaaAAAATTAGGTGATATGATCATATAGACATGCATAATGTAATGGCATAATTATATAGCTCCAAGTAGAAATCAAAAGACATACTTtctttataaaatcattcaatCTAAAGCTACTTTGCCTTTTTGGTTACCTAATATCACTAACTAATGGTGATAGATTGTCACTCTTATGAGTCGCAATCGATGACTATCTTCTTTCAAAAATATATTCCCTTCGTCCCTTTTTATCTTTACGTTTGATATCATACATACATGCGAtgtaataattatttattgtgGATAAAaattcctttatttttctttcaaatatATACTTCATCGTCTCAATTTaatccccgtaaatttataaattttattaatatattttaacgtatagttatttatattttaaatagaatttacgaattttagtaataaatatataattaacgtttatttattttatttaattacattttaagtattttaacggtttatgaaatcaaaaataattttagaattttacattgaaaagaattcgaattacgaaaatacgttcgattgaatttggaaaagcAATCATAACCGTTTCGAGTTCAAACAAACAATATCCTAGTTCTAGCCCAAATTGTAAAGGCCCAAATAAATAAACTCATAATTTCACCCTTGTTACAATTTCACGTGAAATCCTCAAAACACCAAAACCTTCCCTCCTCCTTCACTTTCACGTAAAACAAGAACCCATACCCTACCTCCATTGCTGCGGCTGCCCAGCCGCCACCACCGCCGGCTCCTCTCTTCCGTCGTCCCTCTCTGCCTCCGTACCGCCGGTAACCTTCTCCTCCTCCTCTTGTTCTTCCTTTATCTTTTTGTTTTATCTCTCCCCTTCACTCTTGATTCTGTCTGTAgcgcatgttaggttatgatacttatgacaattcataaatcatgcggaaaaaccatttagccaggaatacatattatttacacataatcatatagcatagtttagatgcatactctttgttgcgtgccttccctagctgcgcccgaaccgaacaagaacaagtctttaggactccaagtgtcgtccctccgtagatagtccacagcacgtccggatccgccttaagattgaccaactagaatcgcccttaaggtactaaagattttcggcacttttagtcaaggaatgtgtctgaattttctctcaaaaactcactttgaatacttgaataatctctcaaaatatgtgaccctaggcacctatttatagagttatggaaagggttttggaatcctattaggatactaatttatttaattataaccctactaggactctaattaaataatcattatctaatagttttaggatttaatcacacttcgaatcccgattgcttcaggattcccgcacaagcattgcacgagcaccgtacacccgcgcaagccttgcggcccacgctaggcgcacagcgctcggcccattgctgtgcccttgcgcgcgcgcccaaggccttggctgggcctggccttgcgctgggcctggtcgaggcttggcgtgcgatggtgcgcgttggctcgctgggcgacggtctggcttcgtgctgggccttcgtctagcgggcctcgtccgatgctaattcgtacgatacgcttccgattaaattcccgattccggaattcatttccgatacgaacaatatttaatatttccgattccggaattaatttccgtttcgaacaaatatttaatatttccgtttccggaattattttccgattccgataatatttccgattctgacaatatttccgtttccggcaatatttctgattctggcaatatttccatttccgataatattttccgatacataccatgtttccgtttccggcaacatctacgacttggataatatttatatttccgatacgatccatatttccgtttccggcaatatcatcgtttccggagtattcatttcttgcctgtgacgatctcagctcccactgaaaccaagatccgtcgattccgaatatccatagatggagtatctaatgccattaaatacttgatccgtttacgtactatttgtgtgaccctacgggttcagtcaagagtaagctgtggattaatatcattaattccacttgaactgaagcggcctctagctaggcattcagctcacttgatctcactgaattattaacttgttaattaatactgaaccacatttattagacttaacatagaatgcatacttggaccaagggcattatttccttcagtctcccacttgtccttagggacaagtgtgcatttcctaattcctttgtcgctcgatgcttgctcttgaacataaggtaagagttttcatccttattatgtccagaggtgtttctcggtttcagagttcaactgatcaaataaatagataatcatagcttatgattcatccgagcacggccatgcatttcacagtttctagctctccgagtggccttgtacaacttttaagcatctcatcccgatttatgggaggacaatcccaatcttgcgatcttgagattagacttcgtttgataggtgattacctgagcgttgcctttatagcctccttttacggtgcgacggttggtcaacgtcaaagcaaccagttctcaaacaagtaatctcaaatcactcaggtattgaggatttagtgtctaataattttaatgaaatttacttatgacagattttcatctcttacagtaaagtttcataggtcttgtccgatactagtcttcccaaagtaagtatctatgcaaatgattatgacattgccatgtccacatagttcaagaaacagaactactagtcatcttgcattctagtcgtctaacattttctatgcgtccaattttatagaaaactccgactagggaccattttcaacctttgacattcaagttcacttgatagacatttcttagtcacaggactggtcctgacagtctatcttgaatatattgtcaaattgaagggactcatcatttaatactaaaccaagattaaatggaatatgaaaacacatttcatatatgataaatgttcaaccccaatgttttataaccatgggcctcaaacccatctttaaaacagttcatggaattcaaagctattcttgatttccagtgctacaatttgagtgttgtttctcacttgttgcataggtttagttatcatgcttttccaatcttaatatcctttcatcgaatgttcttcgagatatgatgataagatcttttgagtgtgtttattttgtgatctattccttctagctacaagagtagttctacgcatcttgcaatgaagaaccatcaagtcagaagacatatgatctacccaagttcagtgaagaaactctttaacataaacaaacaaccctgttttattgcttcttaggcaataagtacttttacttcaactgtttaggttgctagtgatgctttgtttggatttacttatccaagcagttcacagatatgtggaagactttccagttgtatcttagaacatagaaattaatatttaatttcccacgcaacaactcatggtctccaatccatgttgccatttcaaaacacgatgctctatagctcgtccttatcaatggttaactccaaagggtcttgcttgatcctttgccagcgtttatgcgtgtagcatcaatatttagcatatctttatttccttgaatcaagaactattcctatgtaccttttcaagtaccataagtattcttgatctcaatctagttgatcttcacttagatcaatagagattggtatatgttcgtcatgcctaaagtcatacgatacgtttttggcgatcctcatattatatcatacatgataaattcttttgcagaataattcccaattgaattctattcatgtaactttagcttatctagtttcagtagatactaaattcagctaaattctttgacatataatataggttaagaatcttatttagatcctttgatgtttaacttagtaaatgcttatacatagttcaaacatcctttacttagatttattcacatgggtcgaatatctccaatggagactttcgtgtttgatttagtaaatgccattacttaatccaaaacaatatcataagatctttgtaaatagatcttaatacccagtatgtactaagtttcgccatggtccatcattgatgaataatttcaaatctaagtcattagcatttgaatgttatttcacaatagagagatatgtgtgtaatacacataggaccaattaagttttaagtactcccactaaacttcttatatatctataagaatcatgtatattttatgaaactaaaatgcttattagcttcacttaaaatacagttccaattcccaattgcttgcttaaatctgtacttagattttataagctagctttccttttcaagcatttatttggatccacaaatcctatgacataccatgtacatagtttattccaacattttattgaggaattgttttgtcatccaattgccatatgtaccaatatgcaatcattgcttgatttatagacttgagcattatgattatgcatgaggtttcaacacaatccatgccatgaattttcttgtaacctttagaaactaatctagctttgtgtgtgaacacaattccatgtttgatggtttttatccttaaaacaaacttgcaaccaataggtgtgaaactattcttgcaaatcaacaaaatttcaattttgtcatcaaaacattgagtatgttttatggcctttaaccaattaaacatatagtctatatatggcctctaaccattttagggaatctgggtttcgtcatagctttcttacaagtcactttttttagtttgactgcaagttgtaggtttctttactatctaatggaagaatcgcatagcttcaatgacctgaactccatgtttcttcactatctaatagaagaatctcatagttccagtgacttgaactctatgcctactagggtatagaacatcaaacaatagaatatcaatagccacttgaaagtcctttgaatattgttgttcctaagttttggttgatgacacacacatattgcaaacttcctgattatggttgctaaatgactttagacaggtaaatgcccaagtttctattaggataggaacttgaatcagatggtgaagttcctgatgtacacttggaacagtcactggagttccagagctggaagttgtatctatTCCAGTTTGaggtcacaagaggagcaacacagttacatatcaagagttccgaatactcacaagaactattacagactcatggccacgagttcctttGAGAGACACAGAGGAACTCATCactgttcctgagctggaacgtctgaagcttctgagttgcaagttccagacaaaaggaagacataaaagtctaggtagtctactgtacttagaattttatgtaaatattaattttgcaaaagatatatagggtactcaaggaacttgtgatttaattaggtcatttattttactggaagaaatttttatgaaaacatgtaattaaataaaaataagtttttattataaaatagatttacgttttatgttatttttttatcaaaacttattttcctaaaaatttgccacagtttttgtaaacaaataaaatctgttgaagaaaatcttttaaggtttgattgagtcaaaccactaactgccttgttgctgaaacgtgggaagtggtcttccccttgttcctcaagtcaagggacgtgaagAACAAAGCACTGGCAGTTGGCAGTTGAGgctttgaagggaactaaccctagggaTAAACCTATAAAAGGGCAAGTATGTTTTCTGGAaaattacacaaacattctaagagttcttgctttcctaaaaacgtattgccaaagattttctaaaaacagtttgtgtcctagttatttcaaagttcctaagtgccCTATATCCActcaaaagcatcattaatatctagagttacccaaacacgaattgtatttggtattagtaaggatagagttatcttgttgagacttagagtttaagtctgagagagagaagtgaaagagctgtaatcagagtagattactgtgaggaacacaagtttgagaggaacttgtgttggagagattattgtaatcgaggcattactataataaaagaattctcttcttgattagtgtcaagaagttttcacaattgttgttattgtcttctctattctcagttccttgattgtttcttaagttccgaaAGAacctttatcaaagttctaattacaattcacccccccccctcttgtgcgtgttcctactggaataacagttggtatcagagccagtactcactaaaacacaggaaaccctgtttgagtcaagttcctgaaagtatgaactcacaagagaaactggaagaaggttactcgacacaaaggccacctatgttcaatggcaagttctactcatactggaagaatagaatggagatattcatcaaagctgaaaattaccaagtttggcgtgtaattgaagttggagacttcgaggtaacaaagaccaatgctgaaaacgaggtagttcctaaaccaatgtctgaattttctaaagaagactttgataaatatgagatgaatgccatggctgtcaaaatcttgcattgtgggcttggacctcatgaacacaacagagtcatggggtgcaagaacgcaaaacagatttgggaactacttcaagtaacccacgaaggaactaatgaagttaagcgttccaaaattgaccttttgatgtctaaatatgaaagatttgaaatgcttccaaaagaaactattcaagaaatgttcacaagatttactaacataaccaatgaattagtttctcttggtagaatcattcccacagatgaacaggtaagaaaaatactaagaagcatgccacaagatgatcgttggagaacaaaggtcactgcactgtttgagaccaaggacttcaccaagttcaacattgaacaacttgctggttccttgatgacacacgaattgcatcttggagctgctgttcctgagagctcaagaagtcgaggacttgctctaaaggctgaggaactcgatgaatctgaaccagatgaagaagaggctgccatgctggtcagaagaatgagaaagctctataggaacttcaaaccaggaaaccagaaaggaaggaactttgccaagaaaatcactagttccaaaactgagcaaggttgcttcaaatgtggagaaactgatcatcaaattcgtgaatgccctctgtgggagaatgacaagaccagaggaaaagggaaggaacaggtcaaagatcgctttaacaagtctaccttcaacagaccaaacttcaagaaggccatgatagctgcatggggcgaagcaacagactcagaagacgatgaggaacaaccaaatgaagaaactgcaaatctctgccttatggctagaacagaaggaactgatcaagttccatcagaagaaattctagtgaaggggaacagctcgtggtatctcgacagcgggtgttccaaacacatgacaggagacaaatctaaattcctctcactagaagcctacaatggaggaactgtgacctttggagacaacatgaaaggagaaattgttggaattggaaaagttggaaggtcaagttcctacgccattgaaaatgtatttttagtcgagggtttgatgcacagtctactaagcatctctcaattctgtgacaaaggaaactctgtaagttttacttctgaaaactgtcaaatcataaacaataacactgggaaggttattttggaaggaactcgtaaagggaacacatattctgtggatctcaatacagttcccaggaacaatctaacctgcctcagtgcccttgaagaaaattccctactatggcacaggaggtttggacatgctagtttctctctgcttgacaaactaagatcaaaggaactggttcgaggactcccctcaatcaagttcctaactgataaagtgtgtgatgcatgtgcaaaaggcaagcatgtccgaagttcctttaaatctaagaaattggtaagcaccacaaaaccattggaactcattcatatggacttatgtggaccaatgagaattcaaagcagaagtgggaaaaaatatgtattagttattgttgatgattactctcgctttacttgggtcatatttctaacaagcaaggatgaaacgtttgatgagtttgttacattttcaaagaaa contains these protein-coding regions:
- the LOC110777030 gene encoding LOB domain-containing protein 1 translates to MTTESVSLSSQPPTVVVSPCAACKILRRRCADKCVLAPYFPPTEPLKFTIAHRVFGASNIIKFLQELPESQRADAVSSMVYEANARIRDPVYGCAGSICQLQKQVNDLQAQLAKAQADLLNIKCQQTNLLALICMEMAHQNDEYIM